The Candidatus Methylomirabilota bacterium genome has a window encoding:
- the thiE gene encoding thiamine phosphate synthase: MDQLSLCLVTDRAQTSGRDLVDVVRECLAAGLPALQLREKDLGAAELARLGRALRVATTEHGAALIINDRVDVALAVGADGVQRTSTSLAVADIVTIADKRLRVGASVHGLEEAMEAAEAGADWIVFGPVYDTPSKRAYGPAQGLQALERVSRGVRVPVIAIGGITPERVGEVRRAGARGVAAISAILAAPSPARATRHFLEALDMAK; the protein is encoded by the coding sequence TTGGACCAGCTGAGCCTGTGCCTGGTCACCGATCGCGCCCAGACCAGCGGCCGGGACCTCGTCGACGTCGTCCGTGAGTGCCTGGCCGCGGGCCTGCCCGCGCTGCAGCTGAGGGAGAAAGACCTGGGAGCTGCCGAGTTGGCCCGGCTGGGCCGGGCCCTTCGCGTGGCGACGACCGAGCACGGCGCGGCGCTGATCATCAACGATCGCGTCGACGTGGCGCTCGCCGTCGGCGCCGACGGCGTGCAGCGCACCTCCACGTCACTGGCCGTGGCCGATATCGTGACCATCGCCGACAAGCGCCTGCGGGTCGGCGCCTCCGTCCACGGCCTCGAGGAGGCCATGGAGGCCGCCGAGGCCGGGGCGGACTGGATCGTGTTCGGTCCCGTCTACGACACTCCGTCCAAGCGCGCCTACGGGCCGGCCCAGGGCCTGCAGGCATTGGAGCGGGTGAGCCGGGGCGTCAGAGTTCCGGTGATCGCCATCGGCGGCATCACGCCCGAGCGCGTGGGCGAGGTGCGTCGGGCCGGTGCTCGCGGCGTCGCCGCGATCTCGGCCATTCTGGCCGCCCCGTCGCCGGCCCGCGCCACTCGGCACTTTCTCGAGGCCCTCGATATGGCCAAGTGA
- the thiO gene encoding glycine oxidase ThiO, with protein MKLIVVGGGVIGCATAWELARAGCAVTLVERALPGAEASGAAAGMVAPLGESAPAPFRDLSIASWRLFPEVARALHESTGMDVEHMTRGTIYPLYSAHDVREAQARAAQAIGSELGVEAWDRTELQAREPALSAKVNGAMFVRGDHWVNNQRLVVAYAQAAAGAGVVVRTGCAVSQVVIEGARARGVIVEGERLDADGVLLAAGAWTAGLTASFGQRLPVEPRRGQMVALAAVPPVVHHCIHADAVYLVPRPSGELLIGATVERVGFRRAVTAEGMAGLLGAAIELVPALAALPIARTWCGFRPWAPDSLPVLGPWPDVEGLWVATAHFRNGILLAPITARMMTEWIVKGRPSMSLEAFLPDRLLRGRQQ; from the coding sequence ATGAAGCTCATCGTCGTCGGCGGCGGAGTGATCGGCTGCGCCACGGCCTGGGAGCTGGCCAGGGCCGGCTGCGCGGTGACCCTCGTGGAGCGAGCCCTGCCCGGCGCCGAGGCATCCGGGGCCGCCGCGGGCATGGTGGCCCCGCTCGGCGAGTCGGCGCCGGCACCGTTCCGCGACCTCTCCATCGCGAGCTGGCGGCTCTTCCCCGAGGTCGCCCGTGCGCTCCATGAGAGTACCGGCATGGACGTGGAGCACATGACGCGGGGGACGATCTACCCGCTCTACTCCGCCCACGACGTGCGGGAGGCGCAGGCCCGCGCCGCCCAGGCGATCGGATCCGAGCTGGGCGTGGAAGCCTGGGACCGTACCGAGCTCCAGGCCCGCGAGCCGGCGCTCTCGGCCAAGGTGAACGGGGCGATGTTCGTGCGCGGCGATCACTGGGTCAACAACCAGCGGCTGGTCGTCGCCTACGCGCAGGCAGCGGCCGGCGCGGGCGTCGTCGTCCGCACCGGATGCGCCGTGTCTCAAGTCGTGATCGAGGGGGCTCGCGCCCGTGGCGTGATCGTCGAGGGCGAACGCCTGGATGCCGACGGGGTGCTCCTGGCCGCCGGAGCGTGGACGGCGGGCCTGACCGCGTCCTTCGGCCAGCGCTTGCCCGTGGAGCCGCGCCGCGGGCAGATGGTCGCCCTGGCCGCTGTGCCGCCGGTGGTACACCACTGTATCCACGCCGATGCCGTGTATCTGGTGCCCCGGCCGTCCGGCGAACTGCTCATCGGGGCGACGGTCGAGCGCGTGGGCTTTCGGCGGGCGGTGACGGCGGAGGGTATGGCTGGACTGCTCGGCGCGGCGATCGAGCTGGTGCCGGCGCTGGCCGCGCTGCCGATCGCCCGGACGTGGTGCGGATTCAGGCCGTGGGCCCCCGACAGCTTGCCCGTTCTGGGGCCGTGGCCTGATGTCGAGGGTTTGTGGGTGGCGACCGCCCACTTCCGCAACGGCATCCTCCTCGCCCCGATCACGGCCCGGATGATGACCGAGTGGATCGTGAAGGGGCGGCCGTCCATGTCCCTCGAGGCGTTTCTCCCCGACCGACTTCTGAGAGGCCGCCAGCAATGA
- a CDS encoding amidohydrolase has translation MTKDELKQRVWEAIDRRSEDIIGLGERIRRHPELGFKEFTTARLVEDTLAKLGLSARPGLAITGVRADLAGRGGAGPTLALLAELDALVVAGHPEADPRTGAAHACGHNAQIAGLLGCAMGLTDPQVSEHLAGRVVFFAVPAEEYGDIEWRVSQAREGKLEFLGGKPELLRLGHFDDVDLAMMIHTTSRAEDGKAGVPASNNGCIVKTVRYLGRAAHAGGAPHRGINALYAAQIGLMAINAIRETFRDEDTIRVHPIITHGGSQVNVIPSEVRIETYVRGRSVEAIGDANVKVDRALRAGALALGARVEIETLPGYMPMRCDPVMAHQFRVDAVRLVGEGHYREIGHRTGSTDMGDLSQVMPVLHPYIGGARGTGHGPDFEIVDKPLAYVTPAKALAAMAIDMLAQGAAGARAVLGQAKPPMTREQYLAFQRGTATRELFEG, from the coding sequence ATGACGAAAGACGAGCTCAAGCAGCGGGTGTGGGAGGCCATCGACCGGCGAAGCGAAGACATCATCGGGCTCGGCGAGCGCATCCGGCGCCACCCCGAGCTGGGCTTCAAGGAATTCACGACCGCCCGGCTAGTGGAGGACACGCTGGCCAAGCTCGGTCTGTCCGCCCGGCCGGGGCTGGCCATCACGGGCGTTCGCGCCGATCTCGCAGGGCGGGGCGGCGCCGGTCCGACGCTGGCCCTTCTCGCCGAGCTGGACGCCCTCGTCGTGGCAGGCCATCCCGAGGCCGATCCCCGGACGGGAGCGGCCCACGCCTGCGGTCACAACGCGCAGATCGCGGGGCTGCTCGGCTGCGCCATGGGACTGACCGACCCGCAGGTCAGCGAGCACTTGGCCGGCCGGGTCGTCTTCTTCGCGGTCCCCGCCGAGGAGTACGGCGACATCGAGTGGCGAGTAAGCCAGGCGCGGGAGGGCAAGCTGGAGTTCCTGGGCGGCAAGCCCGAGCTCCTTCGCCTCGGTCACTTCGATGACGTCGACCTCGCCATGATGATCCACACGACCTCCCGCGCCGAGGACGGCAAGGCCGGCGTCCCCGCCTCCAACAACGGCTGCATCGTGAAGACGGTCCGCTATCTGGGACGGGCCGCCCACGCCGGCGGCGCGCCCCACCGGGGGATCAATGCCCTCTACGCGGCCCAGATCGGTCTGATGGCCATCAACGCCATCCGTGAGACGTTCCGTGACGAAGACACCATCCGGGTGCATCCCATCATCACCCATGGCGGCTCGCAGGTGAACGTCATCCCCAGTGAGGTGCGGATCGAGACCTACGTGCGCGGGCGTAGCGTGGAGGCCATCGGCGACGCCAACGTGAAGGTCGATCGCGCCTTGCGAGCGGGCGCCCTGGCTCTGGGCGCCCGAGTGGAGATCGAGACGCTGCCCGGCTACATGCCCATGCGCTGCGATCCTGTGATGGCGCACCAGTTTCGCGTCGACGCCGTGCGCCTGGTCGGTGAAGGGCACTACCGGGAGATCGGCCACCGTACCGGCTCCACCGACATGGGCGACCTCAGCCAGGTCATGCCGGTGCTGCATCCCTACATCGGTGGCGCGCGCGGCACCGGCCACGGCCCGGACTTCGAGATCGTCGACAAGCCGCTCGCCTACGTGACGCCGGCCAAGGCCCTGGCGGCCATGGCCATCGACATGCTGGCGCAGGGCGCTGCCGGCGCCCGCGCGGTGCTCGGCCAGGCGAAGCCCCCGATGACGCGCGAGCAGTACCTGGCCTTCCAGCGCGGGACCGCGACCCGGGAGCTCTTCGAGGGCTGA
- a CDS encoding cobalamin-binding protein, with translation MYGKSASDFPQRVVCLTAETAEIAFLVGAGDRVVGVPGTARRPEAARERARIGGFTSFRLDRILELEPDLVLAFSDLQADVVGELVTAGVTVLCTNQRSVDEVLRTILLIGGVLGCEPAAREIVQDIRDEMKQIREYSAVWPDHPRVYFEEWPEPLITGIRWVSELIEIAGGRDIFAELRAEGRASGRIVPPAEVVRRDPEIILASWCGKPVERATIASRPGWQSISAVKQGQIHELSGNDILAPGPSLMVGLRRIHEIVQAFQASG, from the coding sequence GTGTACGGCAAGAGCGCCAGCGACTTCCCCCAGCGCGTGGTCTGTCTGACCGCGGAGACTGCCGAGATCGCGTTCCTCGTCGGAGCCGGCGACCGGGTCGTCGGCGTGCCGGGGACGGCTCGACGCCCGGAGGCCGCACGGGAGCGGGCCCGGATCGGCGGCTTCACCAGCTTCCGGCTCGACCGGATCCTCGAGCTCGAGCCCGATCTGGTCCTGGCCTTCTCCGATTTACAAGCGGACGTGGTGGGCGAGCTGGTGACGGCCGGCGTCACCGTCCTGTGTACGAACCAGCGGTCGGTCGACGAGGTGCTGCGGACCATCCTGTTGATCGGCGGTGTGCTGGGCTGCGAGCCGGCCGCGCGCGAGATCGTCCAGGACATCCGCGACGAGATGAAGCAGATCCGGGAGTACTCCGCGGTGTGGCCGGACCACCCTCGCGTGTACTTCGAGGAGTGGCCGGAGCCGCTCATCACCGGCATCCGGTGGGTCTCGGAGCTGATCGAGATCGCCGGGGGCCGTGACATCTTCGCCGAGCTTCGCGCCGAGGGCCGCGCCTCGGGACGCATCGTGCCGCCCGCGGAAGTCGTGCGGCGCGATCCCGAGATCATCCTGGCGTCCTGGTGCGGCAAGCCCGTGGAGCGCGCGACCATCGCGAGCCGCCCGGGCTGGCAATCGATCTCGGCCGTCAAGCAGGGCCAGATCCACGAGCTGTCGGGCAACGATATCCTGGCTCCGGGACCGTCGTTGATGGTGGGGCTGCGGCGCATTCACGAGATCGTCCAGGCCTTCCAGGCGTCCGGCTAG
- the tldD gene encoding metalloprotease TldD, translating into MTDLSRAHPERFFADRFALTPGLMERLIGSALVGRVDDADVYLEYRVSEELVLEENVVRKAARHVSQGAGIRAQAGVRTGYAHTDDISMRNLEEAARQARAIAAESHSSGVVAVAGGRPHDLYALAESPVATRLERKLELLRSIDGAARAADPRVRQVIVTLASEDVVMLVVTAAGWSVGDVRPLTRLNVTVIAEEGARREVGTYGGGGRVTFDFYLEDERWRRFAIEAARQATLKLTAVETPAGTMTVVLAPGWPGILLHEAVGHGLEGDFNRKGVSAFAGRLGQKVASELVTVVDDGTLPNRRGSLNVDDEGTPTSRTLLIENGVLRGYMQDKLNARLMGMRPTGNGRRESYAHPPLPRMTNTFMLAGEDSAEDIIGSVAHGLYAVSFGGGQVDITSGKFVFSASEAYLIESGRVTAPVKGATLIGNGPDALTRVSRVGADLRLDEGIGTCGKDGQSVPVGVGLPTIRIDGMTVGGTQV; encoded by the coding sequence ATGACCGACCTCTCGCGCGCTCACCCCGAGCGCTTCTTCGCCGATCGCTTTGCCCTTACCCCGGGGTTGATGGAACGCCTGATCGGCTCGGCTCTGGTCGGCCGGGTGGACGATGCCGACGTGTACCTCGAGTATCGCGTGAGCGAGGAGTTGGTCCTCGAGGAGAACGTGGTGCGGAAGGCTGCCCGCCACGTCAGCCAAGGGGCGGGAATACGAGCCCAGGCGGGCGTCCGGACCGGCTACGCCCACACCGACGACATCTCGATGCGCAACCTGGAGGAGGCGGCGCGCCAGGCCCGCGCCATCGCCGCCGAGTCTCACTCTTCCGGGGTGGTGGCCGTCGCCGGCGGGAGGCCACACGATCTGTACGCGTTGGCCGAGTCGCCCGTGGCCACCCGGCTCGAGCGCAAGCTGGAGCTCCTGCGATCGATCGATGGGGCGGCGCGCGCGGCCGACCCGCGGGTGCGCCAGGTCATCGTCACCCTGGCCAGCGAGGACGTGGTCATGTTAGTCGTCACCGCCGCCGGCTGGAGCGTGGGCGACGTCCGGCCGCTCACCCGGCTCAATGTCACCGTGATCGCCGAAGAAGGCGCCAGGCGCGAGGTCGGCACCTACGGCGGTGGCGGTCGCGTGACCTTCGACTTCTACCTCGAGGACGAGCGCTGGCGGCGCTTCGCGATAGAAGCGGCGCGCCAGGCCACGCTCAAGCTCACCGCCGTGGAGACGCCGGCCGGGACGATGACCGTGGTCCTCGCCCCCGGCTGGCCGGGGATCCTGCTGCACGAGGCGGTCGGCCACGGGCTCGAGGGAGATTTCAACCGCAAAGGCGTCTCGGCGTTCGCCGGGCGGCTGGGTCAGAAGGTGGCCTCGGAGCTGGTGACGGTCGTCGACGACGGCACGCTGCCCAACCGGCGAGGATCGTTGAACGTCGACGACGAGGGCACGCCGACTTCGCGGACCCTGCTGATCGAGAACGGCGTGCTGCGAGGCTACATGCAGGACAAGCTCAATGCCCGGTTGATGGGAATGCGACCCACCGGCAACGGCCGGCGCGAGTCCTACGCGCATCCGCCGCTGCCCCGCATGACGAACACCTTCATGCTGGCCGGCGAGGACTCCGCCGAGGACATCATCGGCTCGGTGGCGCACGGCCTCTACGCCGTGTCCTTCGGCGGCGGGCAGGTCGACATCACGAGCGGCAAGTTCGTCTTCTCGGCCAGCGAGGCGTACCTCATCGAGAGCGGCCGAGTCACCGCTCCCGTCAAGGGAGCCACGCTGATCGGCAACGGTCCGGATGCCCTGACCCGGGTGAGCCGGGTCGGGGCCGACTTGCGCCTGGACGAGGGGATCGGCACCTGCGGCAAGGACGGGCAATCTGTCCCCGTGGGTGTCGGCTTGCCCACGATCCGGATCGACGGCATGACGGTGGGTGGCACACAGGTATGA
- a CDS encoding TldD/PmbA family protein — protein sequence MSTAATDVLRALLERATARGATAADALLVEDRHFSATVRLGEVDTVAHARDQRLSLRVFSGRASAAASTSDLSAAALEQVVDEATRLARVTAEDPCAGLPDPGELAGAPPDLDLHDRDGHDSGPEAKIEIARRAEAAALGLDTRLTNSDGAECWDRQARYAYATSAGFAATYLTSGFGLSVAPIASSNGEMQRDGWYSMARKRARLDAPEAVGRVAAERALRRLGARKARTAEVPVVFDTETAASLVRSVAAAAAGPSLYRRASFLCDRLGSRIAAPVVTIVDDGTILGALGSRPFDGEGLPTRRTVIVRDGVLESYLLDSYSARKLGLSSTHHAGRDGSGMTVVPTNLMLLPGPAAPEELIASVPNGLYVTELIGFGVNGVTGDYSRGAAGLWIENGRLAYPVEEITIAGNLLEMLMAIDGVGNDLVLRDRTASPTVKIARMVVAGN from the coding sequence ATGAGCACGGCGGCCACCGACGTGCTCCGCGCCCTGCTCGAGCGCGCCACGGCTCGCGGCGCCACCGCGGCCGACGCGCTGCTCGTCGAGGACCGGCACTTCAGCGCCACCGTGCGCCTGGGCGAGGTGGACACCGTGGCGCACGCCCGGGACCAGCGCCTGTCCCTGCGCGTCTTCTCCGGTCGGGCGTCGGCGGCGGCCTCTACGTCCGATCTCTCGGCGGCGGCGCTGGAACAGGTCGTCGACGAGGCGACGAGGCTCGCCAGGGTCACCGCCGAAGACCCCTGCGCCGGCCTGCCCGATCCCGGCGAGCTCGCCGGTGCGCCGCCCGATCTGGACCTGCACGACCGGGACGGACACGACTCGGGGCCGGAAGCGAAGATCGAGATCGCCCGGCGGGCCGAGGCTGCCGCCCTCGGGCTCGACACCCGGCTGACGAACTCCGACGGGGCCGAATGCTGGGACCGCCAGGCGCGCTACGCCTACGCGACGTCCGCCGGCTTCGCGGCCACGTATCTGACCTCCGGCTTCGGACTGAGCGTCGCCCCGATCGCCTCCAGCAACGGCGAGATGCAGCGCGACGGCTGGTACTCGATGGCCCGGAAGCGAGCCCGGTTGGACGCGCCGGAGGCGGTGGGACGAGTGGCCGCCGAGCGGGCGCTGCGACGTCTGGGCGCCCGCAAGGCCCGGACGGCCGAGGTGCCGGTGGTCTTCGATACGGAGACCGCGGCCAGCCTGGTCCGCAGCGTCGCCGCCGCCGCCGCCGGGCCCAGCCTCTATCGCCGCGCGTCGTTCTTGTGCGATCGTCTCGGCTCGCGGATCGCCGCCCCCGTGGTGACGATCGTCGATGACGGGACGATCCTCGGCGCGCTCGGCTCGCGGCCGTTCGACGGCGAAGGGCTGCCCACCCGGCGCACCGTCATCGTCCGAGACGGGGTGCTGGAATCGTATCTGCTGGACAGCTACAGCGCGCGCAAGCTGGGACTGAGCTCCACGCACCACGCCGGACGCGACGGCAGCGGGATGACGGTGGTCCCCACCAACCTCATGCTGCTGCCGGGCCCGGCCGCACCCGAGGAACTGATCGCGTCGGTGCCCAATGGCCTCTACGTCACCGAGCTCATCGGCTTCGGGGTGAACGGGGTCACCGGCGACTATTCGCGGGGGGCGGCGGGACTGTGGATCGAGAACGGCCGGCTGGCCTATCCGGTCGAGGAGATCACGATCGCCGGCAACCTGCTCGAGATGCTGATGGCGATCGACGGTGTCGGGAACGATCTCGTGCTGCGCGACCGCACGGCGTCGCCGACGGTGAAGATCGCTCGCATGGTGGTCGCCGGGAACTGA
- a CDS encoding TatD family hydrolase, with amino-acid sequence MIIDSHCHLHDTAFADVRETLKKALVQDVWGVVAVGCDPDSNRRTLAVAAALPKGVWPALGFHPDRPDLTDADLDVLEDQLRDHHSQIVALGEVGLPWYCLPSAADPLAAMEQGRRRLDRLLELAVRYDLPVVLHAPHGAAAPALEALRRHGIERAVFHWHKATPDVTKAIVDAGYFVSAGPEVVYRDRDRELVAAVPLEALLVESDAPWQYQGEFEGLPSGPWFAGRVAEEVAKIKQLPVDDVVFRLSSNTCELFHLPWS; translated from the coding sequence ATGATCATCGACAGCCACTGCCATCTTCACGACACGGCCTTCGCCGACGTGCGGGAGACGCTGAAGAAGGCCCTGGTGCAGGACGTCTGGGGTGTCGTGGCGGTGGGCTGCGATCCCGATAGCAACCGGCGAACGCTGGCCGTCGCGGCGGCCCTGCCCAAAGGGGTCTGGCCGGCGCTGGGTTTCCATCCCGACCGGCCGGACCTCACCGACGCCGACCTGGACGTGCTGGAAGACCAGCTGCGAGACCACCATTCGCAGATCGTGGCGCTCGGCGAGGTGGGGTTGCCCTGGTATTGCCTGCCCAGCGCGGCTGACCCGCTGGCCGCGATGGAGCAGGGACGTCGGCGCCTCGACCGATTGCTCGAGCTCGCGGTCAGATATGACCTCCCCGTCGTCCTGCACGCGCCCCACGGGGCAGCGGCGCCGGCGCTCGAGGCGCTCAGGCGCCACGGCATCGAGCGGGCCGTCTTCCACTGGCACAAGGCGACGCCCGATGTGACGAAGGCCATCGTGGACGCCGGCTACTTCGTGTCGGCGGGGCCCGAGGTCGTCTATCGGGATCGGGACCGCGAGCTGGTGGCCGCCGTGCCCCTGGAGGCTCTGCTCGTGGAGAGCGACGCGCCCTGGCAATACCAGGGCGAGTTCGAAGGCCTGCCCTCGGGTCCCTGGTTCGCCGGCCGGGTGGCCGAAGAAGTGGCCAAGATCAAGCAACTACCGGTGGACGATGTCGTGTTCCGGCTGTCCAGCAACACCTGCGAGCTGTTCCACCTGCCCTGGAGTTGA
- a CDS encoding HlyD family secretion protein, protein MRRRSLIVVSVLLILAGLSWAGWAWHRSRWTVFTDDAYVEGTVSPVSAKVPGQVNEVLVEEHQSVSAGQVLVRLDDRDWRAKVMQARAAVAIAERRFQAASARVGHVREMVASQRTQARAATMRAEAARESATRMVEASRAIVEARRAALASAVAERDRARAFRDRAVQDLGRARELFARELVARQFVDHAEAEARGAEAQLTAADERVAQGQRDLETAQADSRMREAGFEPQQLGLQTAQARIVDARAQQQQADALVQEVRVREAERDLAQAQLKEAEADLALSLLNLEHTAIVAPLSGVVARKAVEVGQVVQVGQPLLAVVALHDVWVVANFKETQLRRIRPGMTADVVVDTFPDRMYRGTVDSISAGTGSRFSILPPENASGNWVKVVQRVPVKILLSPSETTNPHTLRAGMSVGVTVRLR, encoded by the coding sequence ATGCGCCGCCGGTCCCTCATTGTCGTTTCAGTTCTCTTGATTCTCGCCGGCCTCAGCTGGGCCGGATGGGCCTGGCACCGTTCCCGATGGACCGTCTTCACCGACGACGCTTACGTCGAGGGCACGGTATCTCCGGTCAGCGCGAAGGTTCCCGGGCAGGTCAACGAGGTTCTCGTGGAGGAGCATCAGTCGGTGTCGGCCGGGCAGGTCCTGGTCCGGCTCGACGATCGCGACTGGCGGGCCAAGGTCATGCAGGCCCGGGCGGCGGTGGCCATCGCCGAGCGGCGGTTCCAGGCCGCTAGCGCCCGGGTCGGACACGTACGCGAGATGGTCGCCAGCCAGCGCACGCAAGCGCGCGCTGCCACCATGCGGGCCGAGGCGGCTCGCGAGTCCGCCACCCGGATGGTGGAGGCCAGCCGCGCCATCGTCGAGGCGCGGCGCGCCGCCCTGGCCTCCGCCGTGGCCGAACGTGACCGGGCCCGGGCATTTCGTGACCGTGCCGTGCAGGACCTGGGCCGGGCCCGCGAGCTGTTCGCCCGAGAGCTGGTGGCCCGGCAGTTCGTCGATCACGCCGAAGCGGAGGCCCGGGGCGCCGAGGCCCAGCTCACAGCCGCCGACGAGCGCGTGGCCCAGGGGCAGCGGGATCTGGAGACGGCGCAGGCCGACTCGCGGATGCGCGAGGCAGGCTTCGAGCCGCAGCAGCTGGGCCTGCAGACGGCGCAGGCGCGTATCGTCGATGCCCGCGCCCAGCAGCAGCAGGCTGATGCCTTGGTGCAGGAGGTGCGCGTGCGCGAGGCCGAGCGCGATCTGGCCCAGGCGCAACTCAAGGAAGCGGAGGCGGACCTGGCCCTGTCCCTCTTGAACCTGGAGCACACGGCGATCGTCGCCCCGCTCAGCGGCGTCGTGGCGCGCAAGGCGGTCGAAGTCGGTCAGGTCGTTCAGGTCGGGCAACCGCTGCTGGCGGTGGTGGCGCTGCACGACGTCTGGGTGGTGGCGAACTTCAAAGAAACCCAGCTCCGGCGCATTCGTCCCGGCATGACGGCCGACGTCGTCGTCGATACGTTCCCGGATCGGATGTACCGGGGCACCGTGGACTCGATCAGCGCGGGAACTGGCTCGCGCTTCTCCATCCTGCCCCCTGAGAACGCCAGCGGTAACTGGGTGAAGGTCGTGCAGCGCGTGCCCGTCAAAATCCTCTTGTCGCCGTCCGAGACGACCAACCCGCACACCTTGCGCGCCGGCATGTCGGTCGGCGTCACCGTTCGCCTCCGCTGA
- a CDS encoding ATP-binding protein has translation MPPSTLEFFYRLANILLGVAMLIAAAFVVAEIRRRPTMRREPLGLVLCLVLLTVAMRGTMRAVFEDVIAVQTEVAWTLTVVDWLAALAAVALLALRGRYGVFIESATVVREYETEYAAKAQEARSLAQVNEELRRLDELKSEFLAMVSHELRTPLTAIVGYSRLLLRQAHGSLNPRQMEHQEAIFRGAQRLTDLINDLLDVSRLEAARVELHPRPTDARQIVDQVLSVVRVAAQAKRIRLVNDVDAMLPSVQADPTRLHQILVNLTGNAVKFTPSGGLVRVHGGVQSGQVWIAVEDTGVGIAATELARIWDPFYQVESPLRRRHGGSGLGLAIVRRLVELHGGMVRAESEGENRGSRFSFTLPIAEAVPAESRAETPPTLEPVLAGRDVLIVEDDEPSQALMRSVIEDALGGRARVCADGGEAEAEALARPPALILLDLMLPQVSGWEVARRLRQHPVTRSLPIIAVSALARPQEREAALHAGCDAYLSKPFTPDDLARLVTTTLLGESVVAG, from the coding sequence ATGCCGCCCTCGACGCTCGAGTTTTTCTATCGCCTCGCCAATATCCTGCTTGGCGTCGCCATGCTGATAGCGGCGGCATTCGTCGTCGCGGAGATCCGGCGCCGTCCGACGATGCGACGTGAGCCGCTGGGTCTGGTGCTGTGCCTCGTCCTGCTCACCGTGGCCATGCGCGGCACGATGCGCGCCGTGTTCGAGGACGTCATCGCCGTGCAGACGGAAGTGGCCTGGACCCTCACCGTGGTGGACTGGCTGGCCGCGCTAGCGGCCGTCGCGTTGCTGGCCCTGCGCGGGCGCTATGGCGTGTTTATCGAGAGCGCGACGGTCGTGCGCGAGTACGAGACCGAATACGCCGCCAAGGCCCAGGAAGCCCGCTCGCTGGCTCAAGTCAACGAGGAACTGCGGCGGCTGGACGAGCTGAAGTCGGAGTTCCTGGCCATGGTGAGCCACGAGCTGCGCACGCCGCTCACCGCCATCGTCGGCTACAGCCGGCTGCTCCTGCGCCAGGCCCACGGCAGCTTGAATCCGCGGCAGATGGAGCACCAGGAGGCGATCTTCCGCGGCGCCCAGCGACTGACCGACCTCATCAACGACCTGCTCGACGTGTCCCGGCTGGAGGCCGCCCGCGTGGAGCTTCACCCGCGCCCCACCGACGCCCGGCAGATCGTCGATCAGGTCCTGAGTGTCGTGCGCGTGGCCGCCCAGGCCAAGCGGATCCGTCTCGTCAACGACGTCGACGCCATGCTCCCGAGCGTCCAGGCCGATCCGACGCGCCTCCATCAGATCCTGGTGAACCTGACGGGCAACGCCGTCAAGTTCACCCCGTCCGGGGGACTGGTGCGCGTGCACGGCGGCGTCCAGAGCGGGCAGGTGTGGATCGCGGTGGAGGATACGGGCGTGGGCATCGCCGCCACCGAGCTGGCTCGCATCTGGGACCCGTTCTACCAGGTCGAATCGCCGCTACGGCGGCGCCACGGGGGCTCCGGTCTGGGCCTGGCCATCGTGCGACGGCTGGTCGAGTTGCACGGCGGCATGGTTCGCGCCGAAAGCGAAGGCGAGAATCGGGGAAGCCGCTTCAGCTTCACCTTGCCCATCGCCGAAGCGGTGCCTGCCGAGAGCCGGGCCGAGACGCCGCCGACTCTGGAACCGGTCCTGGCCGGTCGCGACGTGCTCATCGTCGAGGACGACGAACCGAGCCAGGCCCTGATGCGCTCGGTCATCGAGGACGCGCTGGGGGGCCGGGCGCGGGTCTGCGCCGACGGAGGAGAAGCGGAGGCCGAGGCTCTGGCGCGGCCGCCCGCGCTCATTCTGCTCGATCTGATGCTGCCCCAGGTCTCGGGCTGGGAGGTAGCGCGCCGCCTGCGCCAGCATCCGGTGACGCGCAGCCTGCCCATCATCGCAGTGTCGGCGCTGGCCCGGCCTCAGGAACGCGAGGCCGCTCTGCATGCCGGCTGCGACGCTTATCTCAGCAAGCCGTTCACACCCGACGATCTGGCCCGACTCGTCACCACGACCCTGCTCGGAGAGAGCGTCGTCGCCGGATGA